The following are encoded in a window of Fluviibacter phosphoraccumulans genomic DNA:
- a CDS encoding ribonuclease catalytic domain-containing protein, translating into MSDYALFEESGTFRAATIQADQNTTLQVELPGGKRQKLKAAQVLLRFKTPAPAQLLPAAEPMAADMDPAFLWECAPETDFGFTDIAADYFGHSPSAIESTALLLAMQNAPLYFHRRGKGMFRRAPPEILKAALAGAEKKRLQAEAIERMVAQLVAGSLPTELIDQVDALLVQPDRNRPEIKAFEVACAQTKESPAALLLRCGAFPDAYHWHFRRFAAERFPKGIGFPELPEPAAVGDLPLADVQAVSIDDATTTEIDDALSVTRLPGIGWRIGVHIAAPGLGILPGSAHDAVARARLSTVYMPGHKITMLPDDLVARFTLAEGKACPALSLYLNVSDDFEILSHESRVERVPIAANLRLHEIEPHMDIDRLNAGDIPDCAHGDTLRTLWRFAGACAGRRGKPSAQAGLHDYHYQIDGPLHDKTSGAILDPAACRVHIEARKRGSPVDMLVAELMILANATWGQLLADKGVPGLYRGQVAGKVRMTTSAIPHEGLGVACYAWSTSPLRRYSDLINQWQLIAALSDKPAPFAPRSAELFAAMRDFDLTYAGYADFQRRMERYWCLRWLQQTGTEQVEGTVMRNAPNVRVDGLPLVVQVPSAPDLPVGSRMSLTLGAPDLLELSVHSRFENVLAGVEIATEDDLELLDEVPVEDALAEAEEEQAEASEPRPAPEAHAPDQAE; encoded by the coding sequence ATGAGTGACTACGCCCTCTTCGAGGAGAGCGGTACTTTTCGTGCCGCCACCATCCAGGCTGACCAGAACACGACCCTGCAGGTAGAACTGCCCGGTGGCAAACGTCAGAAGCTGAAAGCGGCGCAGGTGTTGTTGCGCTTTAAAACGCCTGCACCGGCACAGTTGCTCCCCGCTGCCGAACCCATGGCGGCGGATATGGACCCGGCCTTTCTTTGGGAATGCGCACCGGAGACCGACTTCGGTTTTACGGACATTGCCGCAGATTATTTCGGTCATAGCCCGTCGGCCATTGAGTCCACCGCCCTCTTACTGGCGATGCAGAACGCGCCGCTGTACTTTCATCGTCGCGGCAAGGGCATGTTCCGCCGGGCGCCCCCCGAAATTCTGAAAGCGGCCTTGGCCGGTGCAGAAAAAAAACGGCTGCAGGCCGAAGCCATCGAACGCATGGTCGCGCAATTGGTAGCAGGATCTTTGCCCACCGAATTGATCGATCAAGTAGACGCCCTGCTCGTCCAACCAGATCGCAACCGCCCTGAAATCAAAGCCTTTGAAGTGGCCTGTGCGCAGACCAAGGAATCGCCCGCGGCGCTACTGCTGCGTTGCGGCGCTTTTCCCGATGCTTACCACTGGCACTTCCGGCGTTTTGCTGCAGAGCGTTTCCCCAAGGGAATCGGCTTTCCAGAGCTGCCAGAACCGGCCGCCGTCGGCGATTTGCCTTTGGCCGATGTTCAAGCCGTGTCGATTGATGACGCCACCACCACCGAGATTGATGATGCCCTCTCGGTCACCCGCCTGCCGGGTATCGGTTGGCGCATCGGCGTTCACATCGCCGCCCCGGGCCTCGGCATTCTGCCCGGCTCAGCGCACGATGCCGTGGCCCGCGCTCGCCTATCAACGGTGTACATGCCGGGCCATAAGATCACCATGTTGCCCGACGACCTGGTCGCACGCTTTACGCTGGCGGAAGGTAAGGCCTGCCCGGCACTCTCTCTTTACCTCAACGTGAGCGATGACTTCGAGATTCTCAGTCATGAGTCACGCGTTGAGCGCGTGCCCATTGCCGCCAACCTGCGTCTGCATGAAATTGAACCGCACATGGACATCGACCGGTTAAATGCCGGCGATATCCCGGACTGCGCCCATGGCGACACCCTGCGCACACTCTGGCGATTCGCCGGCGCTTGCGCAGGCCGTCGCGGCAAGCCCTCTGCCCAAGCCGGGCTGCACGATTACCACTACCAGATCGACGGGCCGCTGCATGACAAAACCAGCGGCGCAATTCTCGACCCGGCAGCTTGCCGCGTCCATATCGAAGCGCGCAAACGCGGTAGCCCGGTCGACATGCTGGTGGCCGAATTAATGATTCTGGCTAACGCCACCTGGGGCCAGCTACTGGCTGACAAGGGGGTGCCCGGCCTCTATCGCGGTCAGGTTGCCGGCAAGGTACGCATGACCACCTCGGCCATTCCGCATGAGGGTCTGGGCGTCGCCTGCTACGCCTGGAGCACCTCTCCGCTGCGCCGCTATTCAGACTTGATCAACCAGTGGCAATTGATTGCAGCACTGTCCGACAAGCCCGCGCCGTTTGCACCGCGTTCTGCCGAATTGTTTGCGGCGATGCGCGACTTTGATCTGACCTACGCGGGTTACGCCGACTTCCAGCGCCGCATGGAGCGCTACTGGTGTCTACGCTGGCTGCAGCAAACGGGCACCGAACAGGTGGAAGGCACCGTCATGCGTAACGCGCCGAACGTGCGGGTCGATGGTCTACCGCTCGTCGTGCAAGTACCGTCCGCCCCCGATCTCCCTGTGGGTAGCCGGATGAGCCTGACCCTGGGCGCGCCCGACCTGCTCGAACTCAGTGTTCACAGCCGCTTTGAAAACGTGCTGGCAGGTGTCGAGATAGCGACCGAGGACGATCTGGAACTGCTCGATGAAGTGCCGGTAGAAGATGCCCTGGCTGAAGCCGAGGAAGAACAGGCCGAAGCCAGCGAGCCGCGCCCGGCCCCGGAGGCCCATGCACCCGATCAAGCTGAATAA
- a CDS encoding undecaprenyl-diphosphate phosphatase — MDTVLLLKALILGIVEGLTEFLPISSTGHLILAGDLLDFNDEAGKIFEIVIQFGAILAVVWEYRARLWETIASCPTSRKAQRLIINVAVAFMPLAVLGLMFHKTIKAHLFNPISVAAAFIIGALFIFWAEKRTHRVRVPSVDDLTLKDALMLGCIQALALIPGTSRSGATIIGGLLMGLSRKAATEFSFFLAIPTLGVATIYQVYKEWATIQQTDLSMWAVGFVAAFVSAFLCIRWLLRYITTHNFIIFAWYRIVFGLIVLITAYTGVVSWSAH, encoded by the coding sequence ATGGATACCGTTCTGCTGCTCAAGGCTCTGATTCTCGGCATTGTCGAAGGTCTGACCGAATTTCTTCCGATTTCTTCGACCGGCCACCTGATTCTGGCGGGTGATCTGCTCGATTTCAACGATGAAGCCGGCAAGATTTTTGAAATTGTTATCCAGTTCGGCGCCATTCTGGCCGTCGTCTGGGAGTACCGCGCCCGCCTTTGGGAAACGATTGCCTCCTGCCCGACCAGCCGCAAAGCGCAGCGCCTGATCATCAATGTGGCGGTTGCCTTTATGCCATTGGCCGTGCTGGGCCTGATGTTCCACAAAACCATCAAAGCCCATCTGTTTAACCCGATCTCGGTCGCTGCTGCCTTTATCATTGGCGCGCTGTTTATTTTCTGGGCAGAAAAACGAACCCATCGCGTTCGCGTCCCATCGGTCGACGACCTGACGCTCAAAGATGCCCTCATGCTGGGTTGCATCCAGGCGCTGGCACTAATTCCCGGCACCTCCCGTTCTGGCGCCACGATTATTGGTGGTCTGCTCATGGGGCTATCCCGCAAAGCCGCCACGGAATTCTCCTTCTTTCTGGCGATTCCGACACTGGGCGTTGCTACGATTTATCAGGTCTACAAAGAATGGGCAACGATTCAGCAGACCGACCTGAGCATGTGGGCGGTGGGCTTTGTTGCCGCTTTTGTTTCTGCGTTTCTTTGTATCCGCTGGCTGCTCCGCTACATCACCACGCATAACTTCATTATCTTTGCCTGGTACCGGATCGTCTTCGGCCTGATTGTGCTGATCACCGCCTATACCGGCGTGGTGAGCTGGTCTGCGCATTAA